A portion of the Tachysurus fulvidraco isolate hzauxx_2018 chromosome 8, HZAU_PFXX_2.0, whole genome shotgun sequence genome contains these proteins:
- the tekt3 gene encoding tektin-3, with amino-acid sequence MELIGSTQLATYTRPKSSKFLPAISTTASSYRSLQPTLTNNQNSNWRTNMYFRSGSAIPSIIPISQRETLDLVRAKTMFYPSNRTALTTRYTPDDWYKSNQNNYRDSESSRKSAERLRKDTIWLIQDRDQCTRRTQENTSRILGERLNDISFWRSELGHEIDNMVTEIAALTEVKRRLERALAETEGPLQVSQECLFHREKRMSIDLVHDDVEKDLIKEVEVVKSCQERMRRNLDKVIAQLASNRSAQHELERDLNDKVTAQRIDDRCHQLRNTSDSISYYRGIERLDPSLSLPDTWSKFTDDNILHSQSQRAASHKLRDEIEVLLNTTSNEMWNQFNNVNVAFTNRISEMADTKNSLQAHLAKTLQEIYQTEMLIDTLKRAIRDKENPLKVAQTRLEERTRRPNVELCRDNPYHRLVNEVREIEDTIHSLRERLMEAENTLQNLVKTRVALEHDLSIKANSLFLDQEKCMSMRKSFPSTPRLVGYT; translated from the exons ATGGAATTGATTGGTTCGACACAATTGGCCACATACACACGGCCCAAGAGCAGTAAATTTCTGCCAGCCATCTCTACAACAGCATCCAGCTACAGAAGCCTCCAGCCGACCCTCACCAACAACCAGAACTCCAACTGGAGGACTAACATGTACTTCAGAAGTGGGAGTGCTATTCCTTCCATCATCCCCATATCACAAAGAGAAACCCTGGACCTGGTTCGGGCCAAGACTATGTTCTACCCATCTAACAGGACTGCACTAACGACGCGTTATACACCAGATGACTGGTACAAATCCAATCAGAACAACTACAGAGATTCAGAGTCTTCCAGGAAGAGTGCTGAAAGGCTGAGGAAGGACACAATCTGGTTGATACAGGATCGAGACCAGTGCACACGCAGGACTCAGGAGAACACTAGCAGGATCCTGGGGGAGAGGCTGAATGATATCAGCTTCTGGAGATCTGAGCTGGGCCACGAAATAGACAACATGGTGACAGAGATAGCGGCGCTGACGGAGGTGAAACGCAGACTGGAGAGAGCACTTGCTGAGACAGAGGGGCCACTGCAG gTGTCTCAGGAATGCTTGTTTCATCGAGAGAAAAGGATGTCCATCGATCTGGTACACGATGATGTGGAAAAAGACCTGATCAAG GAAGTGGAGGTGGTAAAGTCATGTCaggagagaatgaggaggaacTTGGACAAAGTCATTGCACAGCTGGC ATCAAACCGATCAGCGCAGCATGAATTGgagagagatttaaatgatAAGGTCACAGCTCAGCGTATAGACGACCGATGTCATCAGCTGCGCAACACCTCGGACAGCATCAGTTACTACAGAGGCATAGAGCGCCTCGATCCCTC TTTGAGCTTGCCTGACACATGGTCAAAGTTCACGGACGACAACATCCTGCACTCTCAGAGTCAACGTGCAGCATCGCACAAGCTCCGTGATGAGATCGAGGTCCTGCTCAACACCACCTCCAACGAGATGTGGAATCAGTTCAACAACGTTAACGTAGCCTTTACCAACCGCATATCTGAAATGGCAGATACCAAGAACAGCCTGCAGGCTCACTTGGCCAAG ACTCTCCAGGAGATTTACCAGACTGAGATGCTCATTGACACCTTAAAAAGGGCTATTCGTGATAAAGAGAACCCTCTCAAAGTGGCTCAGACCCGACTGGAGGAAAGAACCCGTAGACCCAATGTGGAACTCTGCAGAGACAACCCTTATCACAG gTTGGTGAATGAAGTGAGGGAGATCGAGGATACGATTCATTCTCTGAGGGAGAGATTGATGGAGGCTGAAAATACTCTGCAGAACCTGGTGAAGACCAGAGTGGCTCTGGAGCATGACCTCTCCATTAAGGCCAACTCACTTTTTCTGGATCAGGAGAAATGCATGAGCATGAGGAAGAGTTTTCCAAGCACCCCACGTCTGGTGGGATATACTTAA